The window TGAAATAATAATAGGAATGAAATGATATGTTTATTACATTCAAATGATTGATACCAGAAAAATAAAACAAGgatgaaattaaattaattttgattGTCCAATAATTTGttaattaaatttcaaaataatagTTACTCAAAAATGtttattatgattattattataattaattaaaaaataataaaattataaataccgactctattaattattataaaattatctTTTTATAAAACTAATATAACTATCGAtcttagttttatttttttaatagtattttatttattaaaataatcgttctttaataaaataaaataataataataataataattatttaaaaattattttattatatattttttatattattattacatgattattaagttattattttatttattttaattattattattattttatatttataaatgatagtgatttgtttgataatattattattttcatgattattatttaagtattttaattttataattgtaataaaatattattattattattattgagatATAGATTTATATTACTTGAGCTAAataagataaatatttttataaatatagaaAGTGAGGAGTGAGAATTATCCTATTCCCAAGAATATGGGAATCACCGTCCCCATTGGAATGAGACAATGTCATACCAAACACATGAGTATTTGATTCCCATCTCAATCTCTCATACCAAGCATATCCTTAGTTTTTCTAAGGATGTTATTGTGGCCTCAAACTTCTCAAGTATCGTTACAATAATATTTTCAACATCCTTGAATCTGGTTGAGACGAACCAAGTAATCTACTCGGCTTGCAATATTAAGCAACCTGTCAGAATACTCTttgatgaattcagttttcTTCATCTTCGGCAACTCAAAGTCACGTACCGGGTTCAACACTTTCTTACTCGAATTGATATGAAAGTCATGAGATAATCCAAATCTCTTTAGCTCACTTCAGAGACATGATACAAGTGAAGATAGTGGGTGAGACAAAAACAAACAAGCAAGCCTTTGCCTTTGCCTTTGATTTCTCTGTTTTTTTCTCCTTCTGCATTTTGATTTGTGCCATGGTGGGATTATTAGGAAGTGCTGGGATTTCATAATCTTCTTCCACTGTTTCTCAAAGATCCAAGCTTCCAAGTATGTCTCCATACGTACTGCCCAAATTTGGTATTTTTCTCCATTGAAACACCAATGGAGCAGTTAAGGAGAAACTAACTTCGGCTTCCATTACTTGATAAACTTACACACGGCCCCTAAGAAGAGAGCTCTGATACCAGATGTTGAAGTTTTGAAACAAGAATCGTAAATAGAGAAGAATGAAACGAAGAAAAGAATAGAATAGCTACTGTGTAGAAGTCTTGGACCATGAAGTGAAGTCTTGAACTATATGGTGAGAATACTAAAACTTCATATACAAAGTACTTCGAAAACTTAGAATTTAAAGCATAAGAAATAACTACCCACTAATAGCATGATTATTTAAACTACCCACTAACATCATGGGTCAATCATTCCATGATAAATAACATTAACAAGAAGATAGGAACAACTTTGAAATATTCAACTAAACAACAGATAAGATTCCACGTCAGCAATCCTAAAGCACTTATTTTAACAAGTTTCTTATCTAAAAAAGTAACTGTTTTGGTATCTTTGCAATATATCCTTTGTTTTAACTTTAgaaattctaatttttttacagagatttttttaaaaatgtattgtcattttcaaaatcaacaaaatctGATGTTTGGATGGCAGGGGAAGGATGTTCAGAAAGACAAAATTTAAAATGCAACTATCCTGGTTCCAAAGAGCAACCATATGGGCATTGGGTTGTTTCTATTTGTCCGGCCCATTGTGATACAACAAGAGCCATGTGCTTTTGTGGAGAGGGTACGAAGTACCCAAACCGTCCTACTGCTGAGGCATGCGGATTCATAATAAAGTGAGCTGAACTAGACACTTGATACACAAGGGCGGATCCAGCGGGGGGCAGTTCTTACCCTCCCacgttaaaaaaataattaatttttaccttatttttctaaaaagttAAAGTTCTGCCACTCCTCCCACAGAAATCTGTTTAGTCACTGCCTCTTTTTAATCCTTGGGTCTGCGCCTGCACACACTGTATCTGCTATTGCTCCATCAATATTGTCCATGTCATAGCTATCTTGTATTTCCAGCATGCCTACTGAACCTGGTGCTCCACGTCTGACTAATTGGTCGAAAGCTGATCCAGATATCTTCACTACAAATGGAAACATTTCAGGCTGGTGTAATGTGGATCCAACCAAAGCTTATGCTTCCGAAGTGAAATTCAAGCAGCAATGTGATTGCAAGTATGATGGCCTTTGGGGACTGTTTTGTGAGGTTCCAGTTGAGAGTGTGTGTATTAATCAATGCACAGGCCGTGGCCATTGCCGTGGTGGCTTCTGTGAGGTAAAACATGCCATTACATTTTGATATTGCTGGTTGGTTGTCAAATAATTTGTCATATTTGCAAATCGCCTCTCTGATTATGAAATTTCTATCACTCTGACAAGAAGGAAATTGAATACCTTTTGAATTTGTCTTCATATTACGCTTAACATGAATGTAACTGCTTTTATGCAGTGCAAAAGCGGCTGGTATGGGGTAGATTGTAGTATTCCATCTGTTTCATCATCAATTATGGAGTGGCCTAAGTGGCTTCGACCTGCGCGGATTAATGTTTCAGATAGTGCACAACTCATAAAACATTTTGCTAATCTCAATGCTGTAGTTCACAAGAGAAGGCctcttatttatgtttatgatttgCCTGCTGAGTTCAATAGCCTTCTCCTTGAGGTACGTAATCTGTAATCTTATCCTGTTGTCTTTTTATTCGTGgagaaaataatcatattttgtgTCGACTGTCTTGAAAATGTAGGGACGACATTTCAAGTATCAGTGTGTAAACAGAATATATGATGACAGAAATGTTACACAGTGGACAGAGCAACTATATGGCGCCCAGGTAAAAACTATATTTGATTCCATTTCATATTTTTCGTATCTTTATGTTTAAATTGCTTCAATTTAATACTTTGTGGAGaagaatatttaataattagaaGAGGTTAATTACATGCCTTATATAGTTGAGACATACGGTGCAAATATTTTCTAGTTATACTGGAGCAAAAGCATGGTGGCCCCATAACCCATAGGTCTCATAATTATAATCTAGAATCGAATAATAAGAAGAGTCCAAACTTCAGATTATCTACCATCCATGGACAAGGTATACTATACGATAGAAAATTAACAAGCTTACAGAGATCTAGTATCTAAAGCTTTCGACTCACAGTAAAAGATTAATTTATGTTTGACAGAAAAATATATTCTAACGTACTTCTTTTTCACAGATGGCAATCTATGAAAGTATACTAGCCAGCCCTCACCGGACATTAAACGGCGATGAAGCTGATTATTTCTTTGTTCCAGTGCTTGATTCATGTATTATAACCCGTGCTGATGATGCTCCCCACTTGAGCATGGAGGTAAAAATGAGATGATAGTGTACTTGACTGTCTTATTCCTCGTATACCTGTAGAACCATACATATCTTTTGCATCATTATATCTTTAATTTACCTATGAATGATATTCGATAAATATGCTTCTATCTTTTTTCCGATTCAATTCAGGATCATCATGGATTGAGGAGTTCATTAACTCTAGATTTCTATAAAAAGGCATACGGGCACATTATGACACAGTATCCTTACTGGAATCAGTCATCTGGAAAAGATCACATATGGGTACACTGTCCCTATTTGATGTAACGCTTGACTCTATTATAACAACCTTATCCTCTTAGCTAATTAAATTGTCTGTATCTGAAGACAGTTCTTTTCATGGGATGAAGGTGCTTGCTATGCACCTAAAGAAATATGGAACAGCACGATGCTCGTCCACTGGGGCAACACTAATTCGAAGCACAATTATTCAACAACAGCATATTGGGCTGATAATTGGAATAGCATTTCTTCTGATAGAAGGGGAAATCACTCGTGCTTTGACCCAGACAAAGATGTCGTGCTTCCTGCCTGGAAGAGACCCGAGGAGCGGTATATGTTTGGCAAACTCTGGGACAGGTGCGTATCACTTTAAATTGTTCTATTCTCGTTTTCCCCCCATTTTTCATATTTGCATGTAAAGATAATACGCATGATTTAACATCGTTTCAGGACTCATGAGAAGAGAAAAACGCTTTTCTACTTCAATGGAAATTTAGGACCAGCTTATGAATATGGCAGACCCGAAGCTATGTAAGTTAAAATGATCTTAAGTGTGGATGCTACCCCATGAAATATGTTCTTTATTCAATATACCTATCTAACATAAATGGCAGTGATAAAGTGAGCATGATGTTCCATACAACATATTAGGGTGAATCGAGTTGACTCGCAAGTTTTTCGAGTTAGCTCTAatattatttgacttgtatttcaAAGTACTGATTTCGAATTGAGTTATGATTTGCTCGGATATATTTTTGAACCAAATTATTTTTTGGTAGCTCGTGCTAACGTTTAATATATTTGTATTCTATAAATATGCTTAAAATTAAATGAGCTGCTTAAAATTAAATGAGCTCTCGTGCTCAAGCCATAATTCATGCATCTTCTCTGTAGATAATTAATTGCATTTGAATCAAATGAATGGAGCTCAAGTTTGACTTTGAATCAAATTCATGCCCCTGAAACAGATAGTTTGTTTGAGCTTTGTGCCAACCAAAAAACTTCATCTTGAGCCCAAACATGAAAATAACGGCAATATTCTGCTCGATTCTGATTATTTGCACTCCTGAAACAAACTCCTAGTACCTAAAGAGTTGTTCAGTTTATTATCGGAGTGCCGGAATGTGAAGATGGTAATGTTTACAGGTATAGCATGGGAATAAGGCAAAAGTTGGCTAAAGAGTTTGGATCGAGCCCCAATAAAGAAGGAAAACTGGGGAATCAGCATGCAGAAGATGTGATCGTAACTCCAGAACGTTCAGATAACTATTATGGAGAGTTGGCTAGTTCCGTCTTCTGTGGGGTTATGCCTGGAGATGGGTGGAGTGGACGCATGGAAGATAGTGTTCTTCAAGGATGCATTCCTGTGATCATTCAGGTATTATAATTTGAGTATATTGGTCACCTCTCATACATCAAAAGCCGTACGTCTCCTAGCCTGGGGTTCTTATGGCTTGCAAAACATATCCTTTTGTGTGCTTAGTGAATTCTAATTATATTTGTACGAATTTTTCCCTTGGATGCCGTATTTTCTTGGAATTAATGTTGTCCTTGCAGTGGTTGACCCTGAACTTCTAGCTATGGGTGGTGGGACTGATTGAGGGGGTCTCATGGTCTTGGGGGTTGGGGTGGGGGATGTTGGTGGAGGCGGGGATCATCAATCTTGTGagctttttagaaaatttaCATAAATTTGAGGGGCGATTTTCCACCTCGGACCCATGCTAGATCCATATCTGTTAATCGCTTGAGTTTTTATAGTATAAATATAACTCAAATGCATTTTTATTCTCAATGCTTTAATCCTGGAGTCCGTTTCTTTCAGGATGGAATCTACCTGCCATATGAGAATGTCCTTAACTATGAAAGCTTTGCAGTTCGTATTCGTGAAGATGAAATCCCCAATATGATAAATATTCTCAGGGTAAGCGCTACCTCCTTCATGGAGTTTCAGCGTCTATTATATTTGATAGCATATGGATCCGCATACCTTGACTGATCTTGGGCTATATTTTACCAGAGGATCAACGTGACAGAAATACAATTCAAACTGGCAAATGTGAAAAAGATTTGGCAGCGGTTCTTGTATCGCGATTCTATCCTGCTAGAAGCTGAGAGGCAAAACAATACACTTGGTCTTGTTGAACAGTGGGCTCGAGTGTTTTCAGAACTTAAAGAAGATGATGTCTTCAACACACTCATACAGGTAACTGAGACATTGTATTCTTGTTAACTCCGAGATATCAGACAACTTGAACACTGTATATGTTGCCTGGCGTTCCCATCCGCTTTTGGTACTTGAGAATCTGTTTGAACTGCTATCAAGGGTGGACCTAGTAATCTATTTGAGCTATTTAACGGATTTCTTTGACGGGGGCAACTTAATAGATCCAAGGGGTCCCTGCTGGATCCACCCTTGACTGCTATTTGCAGTTATATTGGATAAAGTTGTCAATTTTATTTGTTTATGCACGAATCTTGATAATTGTTTCTCTTATTCGTCAGGTGTTGCATTACAAGTTACATAATGACCCTTGGAGACGGCAGTTTTCTGCTTCGAAAAAGGACTTTGGTTTACCCAGAGAGTGCTTGATTACAACATAGCCGATGGCCACTCTCCCACTCCATACAAGAAAAACTAATTCAAAGGATTGGGTCATTTCTTGTTACCCAATGAGGCTTCTTAGCATGGATCCTCAATTTTGTCAAGTATTCGAATTGCGGGAATAACAAGTTCATTGATATATATTCAGAAACTCCAATTTACAAAAGAAAAAGGGTCCAACAACTGTTGCCCAAGTTCAAACATCATTACAAAGTTGTATGTTTTGTGAAAAAAAGTTGCAAGGACAAAGTCCGGAGCATTGTGCTAAATATGCATTTTTCTTATTTGTATTTCAATGTTCTCGCTGTTAAATCATAATTCACAAGTATTTGGTATCTAGCTTGGTTGTAGGTGTTCTGACAACCAAGTTACTCACTTTATTGCTGCTAAAAGCTTATAATGTGCTGCTTCCTGAGTTTAACGAGTTTTGTTTCATTATAACTGGGGAAGTGGCTTTTTGTTGTCTTCATATTCGAATCTCTCTCACAATCGGGAGAGAATTATGTCACTGGACGAGTCCTTTTGTAACGTTGGATGCTGATGTCAGTGTGCTTGTTCCTGAAAAAATATAGGCTTATTATTCATAATGGAAAAAGCATCTCAATCGGCTCCTAATGCAGTGTTTTGGGCTTCCAACGTGGATTCAAAACATCAAAAAAAGaatgaaattttgatatatctTCAAAGTATCGAGGGTTGAATCAttaatgtctttttatttttagttttctGGAAAGTGggtaaaattaattttgatatatCTTCGAAATATCCATATTTGACGACAAATGgacacatttaaaaataaaagaccTTTCCCCTCGAATCACACGAACCAAAGAcgaaaataatttatttgatattaTGAATGACTAGTTACGGAGATTCCAAATGAACAAATTCAAACTTgaaaatacatatttaattttgatatttgttttaaaatacttttgATATTTTGTTTGCTTCTACTTTCAATGTGGATTTTAAGGGATCATGTTGTATTATATTTTACTCAAACAAGTTTCATTtgcaaaaattattaaaaataaatgcattaaACATCATGCTTGAAACATATAATAAATCGTCGACAAAACATTTAATTCatctattttattaattaaaaaaatcatcaatatatTGTTTTAATCATTTAAATTGCTTGAGATATAATTTATtactgatttttttaaaaaaaatatataaaatgaatGTTTTATCTGTTATGTATTCTATTTTCTTCTTGCATGGTGTTTAATACATttactttttaataattttttaaacgaGATTTGTTTGAACAAAATATAACATAGTTTGGAACATCAAGTATATCAGGATTCTAAATATCAAAATATCCATATTCAAATTGATATTGCCATATATTTAGAATGATTTTTTTACGACTATAAAGAGAGACAATAAAATATCTCTAAATTAATATtcgataaattaataatatttctcggataaatttttcttttgcTAAGTTAATGATTATTTATCAAATTAAAACTATAATGAAATGTAATTAAAAGTGAACAACTATTatactattttaatttttttctggttctatttttaaaaataaaattataactgCAATCTTAAAATATGTATACATTTcgacacatatatatatatgatctaCTTTCCATAATAAAATCGAATATTACTATTTTCTTCCTAGAAATATTTCATTATAATTTTTTCCTCTTTTTGGTTACAATAAATATTGAATTTAAGTCGCACAAATCTTTTACCACGGACTTCagagttttaaaattttgatccgACATCAATAACCATAATATTCTTCCATACAAAATCGTATAgtttaataattcatgaaataacCATAATTTTACCAAAAATGGTCTAAAATTAATACAAACACAACCAAGCAATTTagtaaaaaaaatgaatttttttaatttaaaattaaattcaattttATTTCATCTCTAAATTTTTTCTCATCATATCCAGAAGTTCTGATATTGCATTTTcgaactgaaaaaaaaaaaaaaaaaatacacaaaGAATTGTTATTACTTATTTCGTAtatgagtaagtctcttgtgagacggtctcagaaatctttatttgtgagacagatcaatcctaccgatatttacaataaaagataatacttttagcattaaaagtaatatttttttatgaatgacccaaataagagatctgtctcacaaaattcgaTCCATGAGACattctcacacaaatttttactttCACGATATTAGGTTGTCGAAGTACTTATCCTCACATTAATagtgaattttatttaataagtcaatataatattacattattttattatattttgtataatgaattttatttttatattaaataaataaatatgatagaaaaattattttttaaaataataaattattaaagtaATAAATTTTTGTTGTCCTAAtattattaattgataaatttttttattataaataatttatatgtttttaaaataaattatggtaCCTTAGACTTCTCATCTCAGTATTCCCTCAACCCTCGGTATCTCATTTTCTTCTGACTCCACTTCTGCTACTGTTAACCGGCGGAATCACACAATTATACAGCCGCCGTCGCCGCGGCCATGAACCTCTCCTCACCCATCATGCTGGACTCCACCTCCTTTTCCATCTACTCCACCCCATCCGTGCCCAGCTCGGTGAAATTCTGCGGTCACCTCCCGCAACTTTCTCTTCCATTTAAGCAGCACAAATCGATTGGTTCTTCGATTGTGTGCTCCACTGGGAACAGTGGATCAGCTGTAATAGAACAATGCACCAGCGAGTTAGACTCTGCGCTGAGTCGGATTGGATCACTGAGTCAGGTCTCCGGCGTGCTCGGCTGTCAGTGGGGAGACGAAGGGAAAGGAAAGCTCGTTGATATCTTGGCTAAACACTTCGATATTGTTGCTCGTTGTCAGGTACGCATATTATTGATAGACTTGTAGTGGATGAAAGTGAAAAGATTATTTTTTTAGATTTGTGCTTCTTTATAAACCGTATTTAAATTGCAATAAAAATGGTAAATAATGATGTAAAATGGACAATTATGTAGCTTATGCATGCTGTTCAACCACGTTTTCTGTAGAAACACCGGAAATTATGGAATTCTAGTTCCAGAGAAATCTTACTCAGGAACTTTAAATGAATGTGTAGGAATAATTTTATGCCGATGGAATGGTCTTTCTTGGGCGATTGAAATTTATCTTTTTGGAAAACTTACGCAGAAAAGATTTATATTCTCCCTTCATATCTCTGCCTCGGAGAGTATTGTTTTGGCAACAATGTTCCACTCTAGAAACATTTAGCTCCTAATTTTTT is drawn from Primulina eburnea isolate SZY01 chromosome 10, ASM2296580v1, whole genome shotgun sequence and contains these coding sequences:
- the LOC140842821 gene encoding uncharacterized protein, translated to MFSLQKWKWSWSLVAAIASVLALVSVIHLFLYPLVPSLDYMNLRQVQSSCLPLNGSTEVGKSMTPDSVKTNLTGENAPGKGWIEGSTDYSKQNFQPMVDLKVQFPADWHGAVTYNGAPWKAEVGRWLSGCNSKSNAVNVVEEIGGKHCKNQCSGQGVCNHELGECRCFHGFTGEGCSERQNLKCNYPGSKEQPYGHWVVSICPAHCDTTRAMCFCGEGTKYPNRPTAEACGFIINMPTEPGAPRLTNWSKADPDIFTTNGNISGWCNVDPTKAYASEVKFKQQCDCKYDGLWGLFCEVPVESVCINQCTGRGHCRGGFCECKSGWYGVDCSIPSVSSSIMEWPKWLRPARINVSDSAQLIKHFANLNAVVHKRRPLIYVYDLPAEFNSLLLEGRHFKYQCVNRIYDDRNVTQWTEQLYGAQMAIYESILASPHRTLNGDEADYFFVPVLDSCIITRADDAPHLSMEDHHGLRSSLTLDFYKKAYGHIMTQYPYWNQSSGKDHIWFFSWDEGACYAPKEIWNSTMLVHWGNTNSKHNYSTTAYWADNWNSISSDRRGNHSCFDPDKDVVLPAWKRPEERYMFGKLWDRTHEKRKTLFYFNGNLGPAYEYGRPEAMYSMGIRQKLAKEFGSSPNKEGKLGNQHAEDVIVTPERSDNYYGELASSVFCGVMPGDGWSGRMEDSVLQGCIPVIIQDGIYLPYENVLNYESFAVRIREDEIPNMINILRRINVTEIQFKLANVKKIWQRFLYRDSILLEAERQNNTLGLVEQWARVFSELKEDDVFNTLIQVLHYKLHNDPWRRQFSASKKDFGLPRECLITT